One window of the Anaeromyxobacter dehalogenans 2CP-C genome contains the following:
- a CDS encoding GNAT family N-acetyltransferase: protein MALTVLGVSYALAPPVGPDAVGGAEQVLALVAGALARRGHRSIVVAPRGSEIDGQLVATDAPPGPFDAGARARAEQAHRDAIHRALAAERVDLVHLHGLGLAAVLPVGPPPVVALHLHPACYPEAALRAGAPLVCVSESQARALPAGVRAHEVIPNGVPLDTYRPGGDRAAFALVLARICPEKGVAPALAAARAAGLPLLVGGIAFPYPEHLRYLEEEVRPLLDRDRRLLGPVGRAEKARLLRAARCVVVPSLAPETSSLVAMEALASGTPVVARRVGALPEIVEDGRTGFLVDRDDELGPAMREAARLSGADCRAAAERRFSAAESGRRWVGLVEGLARRRPRAPRLEAVTGVAALEALRGEWSGLCDRAAATPFQRPEWLLPWCRAFGVPSPRALVARRGGRLVAIAPFVHYEDAGRRVATLLGAGVSDYQDAVADPADGPDGPTLLDALLEASRGADALLLEHLPDGSLLGSALARRRDAPRPVQDGVCPVLALPARPDALDGCLAPRLAENVRYGRRRLARAGASVTTAVAGDLERHLEALFSLHAARWGARGQRGVLAAEAVRRFHVEVARGMLARGLLRLHVLWVDGRPAAAFHGFVDRGRAWYYLGGFDPARRAASPGAVIIAHAAASAIAEGARELDFLRGPEPYKYAWGARDRPAWRAVLPVAHRGAAVAEPAAAGAPVY from the coding sequence GTGGCGCTGACGGTCCTCGGGGTCTCCTACGCGCTCGCCCCGCCGGTGGGCCCGGACGCGGTCGGCGGCGCCGAGCAGGTGCTCGCGCTCGTCGCCGGCGCGCTCGCGCGGCGCGGCCACCGCTCGATCGTGGTCGCGCCGCGAGGCTCCGAGATCGACGGCCAGCTCGTCGCGACCGACGCGCCGCCCGGCCCGTTCGACGCCGGCGCGCGCGCCCGGGCCGAGCAGGCGCACCGCGACGCGATCCACCGCGCGCTCGCCGCGGAGCGGGTCGATCTCGTCCACCTGCACGGCCTCGGCCTCGCGGCGGTGCTCCCGGTGGGCCCGCCGCCGGTGGTCGCGCTGCACCTCCACCCCGCCTGCTACCCCGAGGCGGCGCTCCGGGCCGGCGCGCCGCTCGTGTGCGTCTCGGAGTCGCAGGCGCGCGCGCTGCCCGCGGGCGTGCGCGCGCACGAGGTGATCCCGAACGGCGTCCCGCTCGACACCTACCGGCCGGGCGGCGACCGGGCCGCGTTCGCGCTGGTGCTGGCGCGGATCTGCCCGGAGAAGGGCGTCGCGCCGGCGCTCGCGGCGGCGCGCGCGGCCGGGCTGCCGCTGCTCGTCGGCGGGATCGCGTTCCCCTACCCCGAGCACCTCCGCTACCTGGAGGAGGAGGTGAGGCCGCTCCTCGACCGCGACCGGCGCCTGCTGGGCCCCGTCGGCCGCGCCGAGAAGGCGCGCCTGCTCCGCGCCGCGCGGTGCGTGGTCGTCCCGAGCCTCGCGCCGGAGACCTCGTCGCTCGTGGCCATGGAGGCGCTCGCCTCGGGCACGCCCGTGGTCGCGCGCAGGGTCGGCGCGCTGCCGGAGATCGTCGAGGACGGGCGCACCGGGTTCCTGGTGGACCGCGACGACGAGCTCGGGCCGGCCATGCGGGAGGCCGCGCGGCTGTCGGGCGCGGACTGCCGGGCCGCGGCCGAGCGGCGGTTCTCGGCGGCGGAGTCCGGCAGGCGGTGGGTGGGGCTCGTGGAGGGCCTCGCCCGGCGGCGGCCCCGCGCCCCACGGCTCGAGGCGGTGACCGGCGTCGCCGCGCTGGAGGCGCTGCGCGGCGAGTGGTCCGGGCTGTGCGACCGCGCCGCCGCCACCCCGTTCCAGCGGCCCGAGTGGCTCCTCCCCTGGTGCCGCGCGTTCGGCGTCCCGAGCCCGCGGGCGCTGGTGGCCCGCCGCGGCGGCCGGCTCGTCGCGATCGCGCCGTTCGTGCACTACGAGGACGCCGGCCGGCGGGTGGCCACGCTGCTCGGCGCCGGCGTCTCGGACTACCAGGACGCCGTCGCGGATCCCGCCGACGGCCCGGACGGCCCGACGCTGCTCGACGCGCTGCTGGAGGCCTCCCGCGGCGCGGACGCCCTGCTCCTCGAACACCTCCCGGACGGCTCGCTCCTCGGGTCGGCGCTGGCCCGCCGGCGCGACGCCCCGCGGCCGGTGCAGGACGGCGTCTGCCCGGTGCTGGCGCTCCCGGCACGGCCGGACGCGCTCGACGGGTGCCTCGCGCCGCGGCTCGCGGAGAACGTGCGGTACGGGCGGCGCCGGCTCGCGCGCGCGGGGGCGAGCGTCACCACGGCGGTCGCCGGCGATCTCGAACGCCACCTCGAGGCGCTGTTCTCGCTGCACGCGGCGCGCTGGGGCGCGCGCGGGCAGCGGGGCGTGCTCGCCGCCGAAGCGGTCCGGCGCTTCCACGTGGAGGTCGCCCGCGGGATGCTCGCGCGCGGCCTGCTCCGGCTGCACGTGCTGTGGGTGGACGGCCGCCCGGCCGCGGCGTTCCACGGCTTCGTCGATCGCGGCCGCGCCTGGTACTACCTCGGCGGCTTCGATCCCGCTCGGCGCGCCGCGAGCCCGGGCGCGGTCATCATCGCGCACGCCGCGGCCTCGGCCATCGCCGAGGGCGCCCGCGAGCTCGACTTCCTCCGCGGCCCGGAGCCGTACAAGTACGCGTGGGGCGCCCGCGACCGGCCGGCCTGGCGGGCCGTGCTGCCGGTCGCGCACCGCGGCGCGGCCGTCGCCGAGCCGGCGGCGGCCGGCGCGCCCGTCTACTGA
- a CDS encoding PIG-L deacetylase family protein, translating into MHPLLVVIAAHPDDETIGAASLLLRHRAAVVHVTDGAPRDPALRASGPARTRDDHARLRRDEALAALGEAGLRASDVIGLGVVDQEASEAIDTVARELAALLRSLRPRLVVTHAFEGGHPDHDATALAGRAAIALLARTPGGAPALAEMTSYHRGPDGEVVTGAFLPSPAAERVRRLGPGAREAKRRMLAAYASQRETLAPFRTEVERFRTAPPLDPRRRPHPGALHYEAMGWATFDALAARARRAAAALGLEEAAWR; encoded by the coding sequence ATGCACCCGCTGCTCGTCGTGATCGCCGCCCACCCGGACGACGAGACGATCGGCGCGGCGAGCCTGCTCCTGCGCCACCGGGCGGCGGTCGTCCACGTGACGGACGGCGCGCCGCGGGATCCGGCGCTCCGGGCGAGCGGCCCTGCGCGTACCCGCGACGACCACGCCCGGCTGCGCCGCGACGAGGCGCTCGCCGCGCTGGGCGAGGCGGGGCTCCGCGCGTCGGACGTGATCGGGCTCGGCGTCGTGGACCAGGAGGCGAGCGAGGCCATCGACACCGTGGCGAGGGAGCTGGCGGCGCTGCTCCGGTCGCTCCGGCCGCGGCTCGTCGTCACGCACGCGTTCGAGGGCGGCCACCCGGATCACGACGCGACGGCGCTCGCGGGGCGCGCGGCGATTGCGCTGCTCGCCCGGACGCCCGGCGGCGCCCCCGCGCTCGCGGAGATGACGAGCTATCACCGGGGCCCGGACGGCGAGGTCGTCACCGGCGCGTTCCTGCCGTCGCCCGCCGCCGAGCGCGTCCGGCGGCTCGGGCCCGGCGCGCGGGAGGCGAAGCGCAGGATGCTCGCGGCGTACGCGAGCCAGCGCGAGACGCTGGCGCCCTTCCGGACGGAGGTCGAGCGGTTCCGGACGGCGCCGCCGCTCGACCCCCGCCGGCGTCCGCACCCGGGCGCGCTTCACTACGAGGCGATGGGCTGGGCGACGTTCGACGCGCTCGCCGCGCGCGCCCGGCGGGCGGCGGCCGCGCTCGGCCTCGAGGAGGCCGCGTGGCGCTGA
- a CDS encoding TolC family protein: MSAHRRWACALVLAYGAPALAQEATPALAALRWADVTAALERDPRLAASRSRIRSAEGALTAARTPPNPEVEATAGRAEARDGALRRNEWGLALTIPLDWLARRGPEVDAARATVDEAAEEARELRAEVTAELWRLYVGAAYAQAEAETLEATERQADALARLVRRRVEAGEGRPVEIPRVELELERVRNQVDAARAARDGALAQLGAWLAVPVQRVEPPPPPPPLDPGSPMLDASRHPRVRAALARAEAARAEASLARRSRVPALSVGGFYTSELDREAVGGRVGVELPLWDWKSGRVRRAEAAAAAEASRADAEGRALAAAHADAVATCGKARAIADRQTTRILPRAEESARTLERTFELGETGILDVIDARRVLLEARREYLSSARERDVDCGALILLSGRELP, from the coding sequence TTGTCTGCACATCGTCGATGGGCGTGCGCGCTCGTGCTCGCGTACGGGGCGCCCGCGCTCGCGCAGGAGGCCACGCCGGCCCTGGCCGCACTCCGCTGGGCGGACGTCACCGCCGCGCTCGAGCGCGATCCGCGCCTCGCGGCGTCGCGGTCGCGCATCCGCTCGGCGGAGGGCGCGCTCACGGCGGCACGCACGCCGCCGAACCCCGAGGTCGAGGCGACCGCCGGCCGCGCCGAGGCGCGGGACGGGGCGCTGCGCCGGAACGAGTGGGGCCTCGCGCTCACCATCCCGCTCGACTGGCTCGCGAGGCGTGGACCCGAGGTGGACGCCGCCCGCGCGACGGTGGACGAGGCCGCGGAGGAGGCCCGTGAGCTCCGCGCCGAGGTCACGGCGGAGCTGTGGCGGCTGTACGTCGGGGCCGCGTACGCGCAGGCCGAGGCGGAGACGCTCGAGGCCACGGAGCGGCAGGCCGACGCGCTCGCGCGCCTCGTCCGCCGGCGCGTCGAGGCGGGGGAGGGGCGGCCGGTCGAGATCCCGCGGGTGGAGCTCGAGCTCGAGCGCGTCAGGAACCAGGTCGACGCGGCGCGCGCGGCGCGAGACGGCGCGCTCGCGCAGCTCGGGGCGTGGCTGGCCGTCCCGGTGCAGCGGGTGGAGCCTCCGCCGCCCCCCCCGCCGCTCGACCCGGGCAGCCCGATGCTCGACGCGTCCAGGCACCCGCGGGTGCGCGCCGCGCTGGCGCGCGCCGAGGCGGCCCGGGCGGAGGCCTCCCTGGCGCGGCGGTCCCGCGTCCCCGCGCTCTCGGTGGGAGGCTTCTACACGAGCGAGCTCGATCGCGAGGCGGTGGGCGGGCGCGTCGGGGTCGAGCTGCCGCTGTGGGACTGGAAGTCCGGACGCGTCCGTCGCGCCGAGGCCGCCGCCGCCGCGGAGGCGAGCCGCGCCGACGCCGAGGGGCGTGCCCTCGCCGCGGCGCACGCGGACGCCGTCGCCACGTGCGGAAAGGCCCGGGCGATCGCGGACCGCCAGACGACCCGGATCCTGCCTCGCGCCGAGGAGTCGGCGCGCACGCTCGAGCGGACGTTCGAGCTCGGCGAGACGGGGATCCTCGACGTCATCGACGCGCGGCGCGTGCTCCTCGAGGCGCGCCGCGAATACCTCTCCAGCGCCCGCGAGCGAGACGTGGACTGCGGCGCGCTCATCCTGCTGTCCGGTCGGGAGCTGCCGTGA
- a CDS encoding efflux RND transporter periplasmic adaptor subunit: MNRHLSKRVVVAVALLAVACRGGGDAGGGPPADQPAASGHEPRAAANAPPHADPADGEGHDHDGGEPSDLDRPVDELLALSCEHGKKTFECDACRYEVGVVRVPAKLVDGGLVRKASATRRRIEAPVALTGEVRFDERRVAHVSPRMDGTIRTVHASLGEHVRRGQALVELESVQVGEAESDYLATQAALRLARASAGRQEQLRKEQISSEKEYLAARQELETAQIRARSAEQKLARLGVATRDLERLGDAARRSGGLVIRAPADGIVIEMHAVPGELVEPDESIVTVGDVSSVWVWADLHEDQLGRVLDAQRGGRLRAEIGVKAFPGAVFPGTVELVGPSMDERTRTVKVRVTAANPGARLRAGMFATVRIFLPGEEEALAVPAAALLSDEGRSFVFVHHHGDYWIRRPVEPGRRWMDWVEVKDGLHGGETLAADGAFLLKSDVLRSKMGAGCAD; encoded by the coding sequence GTGAACCGTCACCTTTCGAAGCGCGTCGTCGTCGCCGTGGCGCTCCTCGCCGTCGCGTGCCGTGGGGGTGGAGACGCCGGAGGCGGACCGCCGGCGGATCAGCCCGCGGCCTCCGGCCACGAGCCGCGCGCCGCGGCGAACGCGCCCCCGCACGCCGACCCCGCGGACGGCGAGGGGCACGACCACGACGGCGGCGAGCCGTCGGACCTCGACCGGCCCGTGGACGAGCTCCTCGCGCTGAGCTGCGAGCACGGCAAGAAGACGTTCGAGTGCGACGCGTGCCGGTACGAGGTCGGCGTCGTCCGCGTGCCCGCGAAGCTCGTGGACGGCGGCCTGGTCCGGAAGGCGTCCGCGACGAGGCGCCGGATCGAGGCCCCGGTCGCGCTCACCGGCGAGGTCCGGTTCGACGAGCGGCGCGTCGCGCACGTGTCGCCGCGGATGGACGGCACCATCCGCACCGTCCACGCGTCGCTGGGCGAGCACGTCCGGCGCGGGCAGGCGCTGGTGGAGCTCGAGAGCGTCCAGGTCGGCGAGGCGGAGAGCGACTACCTCGCGACGCAGGCGGCGCTCCGCCTGGCGCGCGCCAGCGCCGGGCGGCAGGAGCAGCTCCGGAAGGAGCAGATCTCGTCCGAGAAGGAGTACCTCGCGGCGCGCCAGGAGCTCGAGACGGCGCAGATCCGCGCGCGCTCGGCGGAGCAGAAGCTCGCGCGCCTGGGCGTCGCCACCCGCGACCTGGAGCGCCTCGGCGACGCGGCACGGCGCTCCGGCGGCCTCGTCATCCGCGCGCCGGCGGACGGCATCGTGATCGAGATGCACGCCGTGCCGGGCGAGCTCGTCGAGCCGGACGAGAGCATCGTGACGGTCGGGGACGTCTCCTCGGTGTGGGTGTGGGCGGACCTCCACGAGGACCAGCTCGGCCGCGTGCTCGACGCGCAGCGCGGCGGGAGGCTCCGCGCCGAGATCGGCGTGAAGGCGTTCCCCGGCGCGGTGTTCCCTGGCACGGTGGAGCTCGTCGGCCCGTCCATGGACGAGCGGACGCGCACGGTGAAGGTGCGCGTCACGGCGGCGAACCCGGGCGCGCGGCTCCGCGCGGGCATGTTCGCGACGGTCCGCATCTTCCTCCCGGGCGAGGAGGAGGCGCTCGCGGTGCCGGCCGCGGCGCTGCTGTCGGACGAGGGACGCTCGTTCGTGTTCGTGCACCACCACGGCGACTACTGGATCCGCCGGCCGGTGGAGCCGGGCCGCAGGTGGATGGACTGGGTCGAGGTGAAGGACGGCCTCCACGGCGGCGAGACGCTGGCCGCCGACGGCGCGTTCCTCCTGAAGTCGGACGTCCTGCGCTCGAAGATGGGCGCGGGCTGCGCGGACTAG
- a CDS encoding efflux RND transporter permease subunit has product MRILEWLLKNRLLVLGVTAALSAAGWIAWKRLPIDAFPDVTNTQVMILTKAPGLAAVDVEQRVSFPIEQAMRGLPRVTQVRSLSKAELSQVVVVFEDGAETYWTRQLVFERLAGARDALPPGVEPELGPISTGLGEIFQYTLEGEGLSPMELRTIQDWVLAPQLRPIPGVNEVNSFGGEVKQYQVLVHPDRLVKYRLGVRDVSEAIERSNGNAGGGVVVAGWEQTYLRGVGLVRDLPDIERIVLGAFDGSPVYLRDVADVVIGAEPRQGAVTRDGEGEAVAGMVIMLKGANAKDVVAGVKDAIEAARGTLPDGARIRVFYDRTSLIEACIETVVDALLQGGVFVILVLLLFVAELRTAVVVLFSLPFTFLVAFIVMGWAGLTSNLMSMGGLAFSVGMVVDASIVVVENVRRHLAEDRERGRQEVVAMAVREVARPVAFSVLVIAVILVPLYALQGVEGKMFAPLATTLLIALLVSLAVALTVIPVLSATLLKQEPERELRLVRRFHEAYLRLLRRAVRRPRRTLAVSGAALVLSTALVPLVGTEFMPPLDEGAIAINVVRLPNASLAGSVSVASYLEQRLAEFPEVETVVSKTGRAEISEDPMGPEQTDVFVMLKPRKAWGTGRDKAELVEAIRKELSDVPGLRFSFSQPIALRVNELIAGVKSDLAVKVFGPDLEVLKGFADRIGAAVGGVPGAGDVKVEQVSGMPQYDLDIDREAAARYGIRVGDVNDTIETAIGGRVASTLIEGQRRFAITVRFPEDSRDDIDRIGRLLVPGPDGARVPLAQLAKVKLVEAPAQVSRENGMRRVVVEANVRGRDLGGFVDDVRERIQGIEQELPPGYYLRLGGQFENQARAMRRLAIVVPVALGLVFLLLYLALGSIAHAALVLLNLPFALVGGVVAVVLFRMPLSVSAAVAFIVLLGIAVQNGVVLVAFFKQLRERGLSVAETVEQGCDLRFRPLLMTALTSFIGHLPMLYATGAGADIQKPLAVVVMGGLVTSTLLTLLVLPTLYAVLAGRRPARAG; this is encoded by the coding sequence ATGCGCATCCTCGAGTGGCTCCTCAAGAACCGCCTCCTCGTCCTGGGCGTCACCGCGGCGCTCTCGGCGGCGGGGTGGATCGCCTGGAAGCGCCTGCCCATCGACGCCTTCCCCGACGTCACGAACACGCAGGTCATGATCCTGACGAAGGCGCCCGGGCTCGCCGCCGTGGACGTCGAGCAGCGGGTCAGCTTCCCGATCGAGCAGGCGATGCGCGGGCTCCCCCGCGTCACGCAGGTGCGATCGCTCTCCAAGGCCGAGCTGTCGCAGGTGGTGGTGGTCTTCGAGGACGGGGCGGAGACCTACTGGACGCGGCAGCTCGTCTTCGAGCGCCTGGCCGGCGCGCGCGACGCGCTGCCGCCCGGGGTGGAGCCGGAGCTCGGGCCCATCTCCACCGGGCTGGGCGAGATCTTCCAGTACACGCTCGAGGGCGAGGGGCTCTCCCCGATGGAGCTGCGGACCATCCAGGACTGGGTCCTGGCGCCGCAGCTCCGACCCATCCCCGGCGTCAACGAGGTGAACAGCTTCGGGGGCGAGGTGAAGCAGTACCAGGTCCTCGTCCACCCCGACCGCCTGGTGAAGTACCGGCTCGGCGTCCGCGACGTGTCGGAGGCCATCGAGCGCTCCAACGGGAACGCCGGCGGGGGCGTGGTCGTCGCCGGCTGGGAGCAGACCTACCTGCGCGGCGTCGGCCTCGTGCGCGACCTCCCGGACATCGAGCGCATCGTGCTCGGCGCGTTCGACGGGTCGCCCGTCTACCTGCGCGACGTGGCGGACGTGGTCATCGGCGCCGAGCCGCGGCAGGGGGCCGTGACCCGCGACGGCGAGGGCGAGGCGGTCGCGGGCATGGTGATCATGCTCAAGGGCGCGAACGCCAAGGACGTCGTGGCGGGGGTCAAGGACGCCATCGAGGCGGCCCGCGGCACGCTGCCGGACGGCGCCCGCATCCGCGTGTTCTACGACCGGACCTCGCTCATCGAGGCGTGCATCGAGACGGTCGTGGACGCGCTCCTGCAGGGCGGGGTGTTCGTGATCCTGGTCCTGCTCCTCTTCGTGGCGGAGCTGCGGACGGCGGTGGTGGTCCTGTTCTCGCTGCCGTTCACGTTCCTCGTCGCCTTCATCGTGATGGGCTGGGCCGGGCTGACCTCCAACCTCATGTCCATGGGCGGCCTGGCGTTCTCGGTCGGCATGGTGGTGGACGCGTCGATCGTGGTGGTCGAGAACGTGAGGCGCCACCTCGCCGAGGACCGGGAGCGGGGCCGGCAGGAGGTGGTCGCGATGGCGGTGCGGGAGGTGGCCCGGCCGGTCGCGTTCTCCGTGCTGGTCATCGCGGTCATCCTCGTGCCGCTGTACGCGCTCCAGGGCGTGGAGGGGAAGATGTTCGCCCCGCTCGCGACCACGCTGCTGATCGCCCTGCTCGTGTCGCTCGCCGTCGCGCTGACGGTGATCCCGGTGCTCTCCGCGACGCTCCTGAAGCAGGAGCCGGAGCGCGAGCTCCGGCTGGTCCGCCGCTTCCACGAGGCCTACCTGCGCCTGCTCCGCCGCGCCGTGCGCCGGCCGAGGCGCACGCTCGCGGTGAGCGGCGCGGCGCTCGTCCTCTCGACCGCGCTCGTGCCGCTGGTCGGGACGGAGTTCATGCCGCCGCTCGACGAGGGGGCCATCGCGATCAACGTGGTCCGCCTGCCGAACGCGTCGCTCGCCGGGTCGGTGAGCGTCGCGAGCTACCTGGAGCAGCGGCTCGCGGAGTTCCCGGAGGTCGAGACGGTCGTCTCGAAGACCGGCCGGGCCGAGATCTCCGAGGACCCGATGGGACCCGAGCAGACGGACGTGTTCGTCATGCTGAAGCCGCGGAAGGCGTGGGGCACCGGCCGCGACAAGGCGGAGCTCGTGGAGGCGATCCGGAAGGAGCTGTCCGACGTCCCCGGGTTGCGCTTCTCGTTCTCGCAGCCGATCGCGCTGCGGGTGAACGAGCTCATCGCCGGCGTGAAGAGCGATCTCGCGGTCAAGGTGTTCGGCCCGGACCTGGAGGTACTGAAGGGCTTCGCCGACCGCATCGGCGCCGCGGTGGGCGGCGTCCCCGGCGCAGGCGACGTGAAGGTCGAGCAGGTCTCGGGCATGCCGCAGTACGACCTCGACATCGACCGCGAGGCGGCGGCCCGGTACGGCATCCGCGTCGGCGACGTGAACGACACGATCGAGACGGCGATCGGCGGCCGCGTCGCGTCCACGCTGATCGAGGGGCAGCGGCGGTTCGCCATCACGGTGCGGTTCCCGGAGGACAGCCGCGACGACATCGACCGGATCGGCCGCCTCCTCGTGCCCGGCCCGGACGGCGCGCGCGTGCCGCTCGCCCAGCTCGCGAAGGTGAAGCTCGTGGAGGCGCCGGCGCAGGTCAGCCGCGAGAACGGGATGCGCCGCGTGGTGGTCGAGGCGAACGTCCGCGGGCGCGATCTCGGCGGCTTCGTGGACGACGTGCGCGAGCGCATCCAGGGCATCGAGCAGGAGCTGCCGCCCGGCTACTACCTCCGCCTCGGCGGCCAGTTCGAGAACCAGGCGCGGGCCATGCGGCGGCTCGCGATCGTCGTGCCCGTCGCGCTCGGGCTGGTGTTCCTGCTCCTCTACCTCGCGCTCGGGTCCATCGCCCACGCCGCGCTCGTGCTGCTCAACCTGCCGTTCGCGCTCGTCGGCGGCGTCGTCGCGGTGGTCCTGTTCCGGATGCCGCTCTCGGTCTCGGCGGCGGTCGCGTTCATCGTGCTCCTCGGCATCGCCGTCCAGAACGGGGTCGTGCTGGTGGCGTTCTTCAAGCAGCTCCGCGAGCGCGGCCTCTCCGTCGCCGAGACGGTCGAGCAGGGGTGCGACCTGCGGTTCCGGCCGCTCCTCATGACCGCGCTGACGAGCTTCATCGGGCACCTGCCGATGCTCTACGCGACCGGCGCCGGGGCCGACATCCAGAAGCCGCTCGCCGTCGTGGTCATGGGCGGGCTGGTGACGTCCACGCTGCTCACGCTGCTGGTGCTTCCCACGCTGTACGCGGTGCTCGCGGGGCGGCGGCCGGCGCGCGCGGGGTGA
- a CDS encoding fatty acid desaturase family protein: MNAPAPRARFPRDDGFHADLRRGAAAYFARTGAPAQGGLAMHVKTVAILGWFAASYALLLAFGDASAWLAAGLTVSLALATAGIGFSVMHDANHGAYSRSPRVNRAVGLALDFIGASSYVWRFKHNVQHHSFANVAGLDADVDAEPFLRLSPAQRRRALHRFQGWYAWPLYGALSLKWWLVDDVVDLVRGSISGARFPRPRGRELAAVVAGKATFLAWAVAVPVLVHRSAWPVAFFVFGSIVLGVIMAAVFQLAHAVPEAQFPGAPGADGRMPTGWAEHQVRTTVDFARSSRVLAWYLGGLNFQIEHHLFPGVCHVHYPALAGIVEETCRAHGLPYRAQPSLWAAVAAHHRHLRALGAPQPLGA, from the coding sequence ATGAACGCACCCGCCCCCCGCGCCCGCTTCCCCCGCGACGACGGCTTCCACGCGGACCTGAGGCGCGGCGCGGCCGCGTACTTCGCGCGCACCGGCGCGCCGGCGCAGGGCGGCCTCGCCATGCACGTGAAGACGGTCGCCATCCTCGGGTGGTTCGCGGCGTCCTACGCGCTGCTCCTCGCCTTCGGCGACGCGTCGGCGTGGCTCGCGGCGGGGCTCACGGTCTCGCTCGCGCTCGCGACCGCGGGCATCGGCTTCTCCGTGATGCACGACGCGAACCACGGCGCCTACTCGCGCTCGCCGCGGGTGAACCGCGCCGTCGGGCTCGCGCTCGACTTCATCGGCGCGAGCTCGTACGTCTGGCGCTTCAAGCACAACGTGCAGCACCACTCCTTCGCCAACGTCGCCGGCCTGGACGCGGACGTGGACGCGGAGCCATTCCTGCGGCTCTCGCCCGCGCAGCGCCGCCGCGCGCTCCACCGGTTCCAGGGCTGGTACGCCTGGCCCCTGTACGGCGCGCTCTCGCTCAAGTGGTGGCTCGTGGACGACGTCGTGGACCTCGTCCGCGGGTCCATCTCCGGCGCACGGTTCCCGCGGCCCCGCGGCCGCGAGCTCGCCGCCGTGGTCGCGGGCAAGGCCACGTTCCTCGCCTGGGCGGTCGCGGTCCCGGTCCTCGTCCACCGCAGCGCGTGGCCGGTGGCGTTCTTCGTGTTCGGGTCGATCGTGCTCGGCGTGATCATGGCGGCCGTGTTCCAGCTCGCGCACGCGGTGCCCGAGGCGCAGTTCCCGGGCGCGCCCGGCGCGGACGGCCGCATGCCGACGGGGTGGGCGGAGCACCAGGTCCGGACGACCGTGGACTTCGCTCGCTCCAGCCGCGTGCTCGCCTGGTACCTCGGCGGCCTGAACTTCCAGATCGAGCACCACCTCTTCCCCGGCGTCTGCCACGTGCACTACCCGGCGCTCGCCGGGATCGTCGAGGAGACGTGCCGCGCGCACGGGTTGCCGTACCGGGCGCAGCCGTCGCTGTGGGCCGCGGTGGCCGCGCACCACCGTCACCTGCGGGCGCTCGGCGCGCCGCAGCCGCTGGGAGCCTGA
- the arsN2 gene encoding arsenic resistance N-acetyltransferase ArsN2, which produces MSADAAWQEEAARLRAAPPRHLLFLCVANSARSQMAEGIARALAPASTRISSAGSRPTQVNPLAVAALAEVGIDLSGQRSKGLEEIAPDVDAVITLCAEEVCPVWLGKAVRLHWGLPDPAAQAGDEAARLDAFRRVRDVLRTRLAAVFRQPDADAIRFGPAAPEELGAIRALLERLRLPASDVGAPHQVFIAARSGDELVGCVALERYGEDALLRSLAVVPRLQGAGLGKALHAQVLAEAGRRGVRAVYLLTTTAERFFAQAGFTRTDRASVPAALAASTEFRSLCPASAVCMVKPLPR; this is translated from the coding sequence GTGAGCGCGGACGCGGCCTGGCAGGAGGAGGCGGCGCGGCTCCGGGCGGCGCCCCCGCGCCACCTGCTGTTCCTCTGCGTCGCGAACTCGGCGCGCAGCCAGATGGCCGAGGGCATCGCGCGCGCGCTCGCGCCCGCGTCCACCCGGATCTCGTCCGCGGGATCCCGCCCGACGCAGGTGAACCCGCTCGCGGTCGCGGCGCTCGCCGAGGTCGGGATCGACCTCTCCGGCCAGCGCTCGAAGGGGCTGGAGGAGATCGCGCCCGACGTGGACGCGGTGATCACGCTGTGCGCGGAGGAGGTCTGCCCGGTGTGGCTGGGCAAGGCCGTCCGGCTGCACTGGGGCCTGCCGGATCCCGCTGCGCAGGCCGGCGACGAGGCCGCCCGGCTGGACGCCTTCCGCCGGGTCCGCGACGTGCTTCGGACCCGGCTCGCGGCCGTGTTCCGCCAGCCGGACGCGGACGCGATCCGGTTCGGCCCGGCGGCGCCGGAGGAGCTCGGCGCCATCCGCGCGCTGCTCGAGCGGCTGCGCCTCCCGGCGTCGGACGTCGGCGCCCCGCACCAGGTCTTCATCGCGGCGCGCTCCGGGGACGAGCTCGTCGGCTGCGTCGCGCTGGAGCGGTACGGCGAGGACGCCTTGCTCCGGTCGCTGGCCGTCGTCCCGCGCCTCCAGGGCGCCGGCCTGGGCAAGGCCCTCCACGCCCAGGTCCTCGCCGAGGCCGGGCGGCGCGGCGTGCGGGCGGTCTACCTGCTCACCACGACGGCGGAGCGGTTCTTCGCGCAGGCGGGGTTCACGAGGACGGACCGCGCGAGCGTCCCGGCGGCCCTGGCCGCCAGCACCGAGTTCCGGTCCCTCTGCCCCGCCTCCGCGGTCTGCATGGTGAAGCCCCTCCCCCGCTGA